A DNA window from Thermococcus sp. 4557 contains the following coding sequences:
- a CDS encoding YkgJ family cysteine cluster protein — translation MRFKPRPFREPVPFRCLYCLDCCRGRHIYLTLNDMERIAKAGHDPQDFVTFSVEGDKIRFVLAVREWDLGCVFHDPETGKCRVHDANPIICRIYPFMVSRKPLGVEGEMPFEYKGEKFWLYYDESCPGINAAEPETTITPEEIAELGLRFEREFERTGMAGFAELLDKLEG, via the coding sequence ATGAGATTCAAACCCAGACCCTTCAGGGAACCGGTGCCCTTCAGGTGTCTCTACTGCCTCGACTGCTGCAGGGGGAGGCACATCTATCTAACTCTGAATGATATGGAGAGAATAGCGAAGGCCGGTCACGACCCCCAGGACTTCGTGACGTTCTCCGTTGAGGGGGATAAGATACGCTTCGTCCTCGCGGTGAGGGAGTGGGACCTGGGCTGCGTCTTCCACGACCCGGAAACCGGAAAGTGCCGTGTTCACGACGCGAACCCGATAATCTGCCGCATCTATCCTTTCATGGTCTCCCGCAAGCCCCTCGGCGTTGAGGGGGAGATGCCCTTTGAGTACAAGGGTGAGAAGTTCTGGCTCTACTACGACGAGAGCTGCCCGGGGATAAACGCGGCGGAGCCGGAGACGACGATAACCCCCGAGGAGATAGCGGAGCTCGGCCTTCGCTTCGAGAGGGAGTTCGAGAGAACTGGCATGGCGGGGTTCGCCGAGCTGCTAGATAAACTCGAGGGCTAA
- a CDS encoding HdeD family acid-resistance protein has protein sequence MDEIKEPAGDEEKKPMTPEEYREEMAEKQVASLMAHWQWYLVLGIVLLVLGIVGLGILPFVTLASIAVFGVFLIIGGVILIAVALFTSGESGGTRIFQLLLAALYIIAGAAMLEEPLLSAQILTFILGGAYFIFGIVKVLMGFKTEGGGIVIFSGVIDFFIGVMILANWPEWSPWVIGIFVAIELIVAGASFIALSLGARSMKNKPETQA, from the coding sequence ATGGATGAGATTAAAGAACCCGCCGGGGATGAGGAGAAGAAGCCAATGACCCCGGAGGAGTACAGGGAGGAAATGGCCGAGAAGCAGGTGGCCAGCCTGATGGCGCACTGGCAGTGGTATCTGGTTCTGGGAATCGTCCTGCTCGTTCTCGGTATCGTCGGTCTCGGCATACTGCCGTTCGTGACCCTTGCCAGCATCGCCGTCTTTGGAGTGTTCCTCATAATCGGCGGTGTCATCCTGATAGCAGTTGCACTGTTCACCAGCGGTGAGAGCGGGGGAACGCGGATATTCCAGCTCCTGCTGGCGGCACTCTACATAATAGCGGGAGCGGCAATGCTGGAGGAACCCCTTCTATCGGCCCAGATACTGACGTTCATACTGGGCGGCGCGTACTTCATCTTCGGTATCGTCAAGGTTCTCATGGGCTTCAAGACCGAAGGCGGGGGCATAGTGATCTTCTCGGGCGTCATCGACTTCTTCATAGGAGTCATGATACTCGCCAACTGGCCCGAGTGGAGCCCGTGGGTCATAGGAATCTTCGTGGCGATTGAGCTCATAGTCGCAGGTGCGAGCTTCATAGCGCTGTCCCTCGGGGCAAGGTCCATGAAGAACAAGCCCGAGACCCAGGCATGA
- a CDS encoding tRNA uridine(34) 5-carboxymethylaminomethyl modification radical SAM/GNAT enzyme Elp3, with product MGEDFRKAVEELARAVMKGEIKSREELNRYKIAVSRKYHLSKIPGNSDILKAIPEDRREEFRDLLRRKPTRTISGVAVVAMMTKPFPCPHGRCIYCPGGPSVGSPQSYTGKEPSALRAVQSAYHPYIIMMRRLKQLTDIGHDVDKVEVIIQGGTFPAVDLDYQEWFVKCAFKAMNDFPHFKDIENLEEKLVRLIVKKDESVFDEDPKFKEAWEKTHSKPYYYLEDEQRKNERAKVRMVGLTIETRPDWAFERHIDRMLKLGTTRVELGVQTIFNFIHERTRRGHGVEEIVKATQLLRDAGLKINYHIMPGLPGSNFERDLYTFRAIFEDPRFRPDMLKVYPTLVTADAPLYRWWKEGKYRPYRTEEAVELLVEAYKLFPKWVRVMRIQRDIPVQLIVDGVKHSNLGQLVFNELVKRGIRPREIRFREVGHMMEKFGVQPEIEHIKLLREDYEAAGGREIFLSFEDVKNDILIGFIRLRIPSEKAHRKEINCCPSAIVRELHIYGPLVPIGGKPKYEWQHRGYGRELLAEAERIAREEFDVKKMLVISGVGVRNYYRKFGYRKNGPYVAKRLDRGYADFETRGHFDGHLNT from the coding sequence ATGGGTGAGGATTTCCGAAAGGCCGTCGAGGAGCTCGCGAGGGCCGTCATGAAAGGCGAGATAAAGAGCCGTGAGGAGCTCAACAGGTACAAGATAGCCGTATCCAGGAAGTATCATCTCTCGAAGATTCCCGGTAACTCGGACATCCTCAAGGCCATCCCCGAGGACAGGAGGGAGGAGTTCAGGGACCTGCTCAGGAGAAAGCCGACGAGAACGATAAGCGGCGTCGCCGTGGTTGCCATGATGACCAAACCCTTCCCGTGTCCCCATGGGCGCTGCATCTACTGTCCAGGGGGGCCGAGTGTCGGCTCCCCCCAGAGCTACACCGGAAAAGAACCCTCAGCCCTGAGGGCCGTCCAGAGCGCCTATCATCCATACATCATCATGATGCGTAGGTTAAAGCAGCTCACAGACATAGGGCACGACGTGGACAAGGTGGAGGTCATAATCCAGGGCGGAACCTTCCCGGCCGTTGATCTGGACTACCAAGAGTGGTTCGTCAAGTGCGCCTTCAAGGCGATGAACGACTTCCCACACTTTAAGGATATAGAGAACCTTGAGGAGAAGCTCGTCAGGCTGATAGTGAAGAAGGATGAGTCCGTGTTTGATGAGGATCCGAAGTTCAAGGAGGCGTGGGAGAAAACCCACTCAAAGCCCTACTACTACCTCGAGGACGAGCAGAGGAAGAACGAGAGGGCTAAGGTCAGGATGGTAGGCCTTACCATCGAAACCCGCCCGGACTGGGCCTTCGAGAGGCACATAGACAGGATGCTGAAGCTTGGAACCACGAGGGTTGAGCTTGGAGTGCAGACCATATTCAACTTCATCCATGAGAGGACGAGGCGCGGTCACGGCGTCGAGGAGATAGTTAAAGCTACACAGCTCCTCCGCGACGCGGGGCTTAAAATCAACTACCACATAATGCCCGGCCTGCCGGGGAGCAACTTTGAGCGCGACCTCTACACCTTCCGCGCCATCTTCGAGGATCCCCGCTTCCGCCCGGACATGCTGAAGGTGTACCCCACCCTGGTTACCGCCGATGCTCCCCTCTACCGCTGGTGGAAGGAGGGTAAATACCGCCCCTACCGCACGGAGGAGGCGGTGGAGCTTCTCGTCGAGGCATACAAGCTCTTCCCGAAGTGGGTTCGTGTGATGAGAATCCAGCGCGATATACCCGTTCAGCTCATCGTTGACGGCGTCAAGCACTCCAACCTCGGTCAGCTCGTCTTCAACGAGCTGGTCAAGCGCGGCATAAGGCCGAGGGAGATTAGGTTCAGGGAAGTTGGCCACATGATGGAGAAGTTTGGGGTTCAGCCAGAGATCGAACATATCAAACTCCTCCGCGAGGACTACGAGGCGGCAGGCGGGAGGGAGATTTTCCTCAGCTTCGAGGACGTCAAGAACGACATCCTGATAGGTTTCATCCGCCTCAGGATTCCGAGCGAGAAGGCCCACAGGAAGGAGATAAATTGCTGTCCCTCCGCGATAGTTAGGGAGCTCCACATTTACGGGCCGCTCGTGCCGATAGGCGGAAAGCCGAAGTACGAGTGGCAGCACCGCGGTTACGGAAGGGAGCTCCTTGCGGAGGCCGAGAGAATAGCGAGGGAGGAGTTTGATGTCAAGAAGATGCTCGTCATAAGCGGTGTCGGCGTCAGGAACTACTACCGGAAGTTCGGCTACCGGAAGAACGGGCCGTACGTTGCAAAGCGGCTCGATAGGGGCTATGCTGACTTCGAAACCCGCGGACACTTCGATGGACACCTGAACACCTGA